One Silene latifolia isolate original U9 population chromosome 4, ASM4854445v1, whole genome shotgun sequence DNA segment encodes these proteins:
- the LOC141651897 gene encoding uncharacterized protein LOC141651897, translating into MGSIGFWNVRGFNSGNKQSDVRRFMHLNNAGFFGILETRLRRNSINKVHNRLGKNWSIVTNIDAHEGVKFGWIAERIPLWDSFIHMHAVVNGPWVVMGDFNNVLAMNERIGSETTNAELRGFQECVATCGLMDTPAQGAFFTWNNKHEVGDMVFSRIDRVLINNEWLPQFPDVSTTFHPEGLYDHCPCTITLWPVTERKKGSFKFFNMWEQDAAFFPTVKSIWDDQIEGYTMFQIVKKLKALKFPLKALNESSFANIETSAKVALIHMHEA; encoded by the exons ATGGGTAGCATTggcttttggaatgttagggggttTAATAGTGGGAATAAGCAGTCTGATGTTAGAAGATTTATGCACCTGAATAATGCAGGATTTTTTGGTATTTTAGAAACTAGATTAAGGAGGAATTCCATTAATAAAGTGCACAATAGATTAGGGAAGAACTGGTCTATTGTTACCAATATTGATGCTCATGAGGGGGTAAAATTTGGCTG GATTGCTGAGAGAATTCCTCTATGGGACTCTTTTATTCATATGCATGCTGTGGTGAATGGTCCTTGGGTGGTCATGGGTGATTTTAATAATGTATTGGCAATGAATGAGAGAATTGGATCTGAAACTACCAATGCAGAGTTGAGGGGATTCCAGGAATGTGTTGCTACTTGTGGTTTGATGGATACTCCTGCACAGGGAGCATTTTTCACCTGGAACAACAAACATGAAGTTGGGGATATGGTGTTTAGTAGGATAGACAGGGTTCTGATTAACAATGAGTGGTTGCCTCAATTTCCTGATGTCAGCACTACTTTTCACCCTGAAGGGCTATATGACCACTGCCCATGTACTATCACCTTATGGCCTGTAACTGAAAGAAAGAAAGGCAGTTTTAAGTTCTTTAATATGTGGGAACAAGATGCAGCTTTCTTTCCCACTGTCAAGAGTATATGGGATGATCAGATTGAAGGATATACCATGTTTCAGATTGTCAAAAAATTAAAAGCTCTTAAGTTTCCATTAAAAGCTCTGAATGAGTCAAGCTTTGCTAATATTGAAACATCTGCCAAGGTGGCCCTCATTCATATGCACGAGGCTTAA